Proteins found in one Synechococcus sp. LA31 genomic segment:
- a CDS encoding Ycf66 family protein — protein sequence MVASLSGTLALAVGLAVLLLPLMASELSRPRDAMWGAVVLLLGLTLVTSADRLTGSPMLAVLCGGLLIGRLGLEVLQLRWRALTPEEQQRLLSIERWQTSLSELLVTVARGIATVSAAAGTVLAALKRGGGKASSGKRWVRTETTAEPVPAKPEATSPEPTHVVHSFAEIDQLLQAAGSQAG from the coding sequence ATGGTTGCCAGCCTCAGCGGGACGCTTGCCCTAGCGGTGGGCCTGGCCGTGCTGCTGCTGCCATTGATGGCCAGCGAGCTGTCGCGCCCCCGCGATGCCATGTGGGGGGCGGTGGTGCTGTTGCTTGGGCTCACCCTGGTGACCAGCGCTGATCGCCTCACCGGCTCCCCGATGCTGGCGGTGCTCTGCGGCGGGCTTCTGATCGGTCGCCTGGGCCTTGAGGTGCTGCAACTGCGCTGGCGTGCCCTCACCCCCGAGGAGCAGCAGCGTCTGCTCTCGATCGAACGCTGGCAGACCAGCCTCAGCGAACTCCTGGTCACGGTCGCCAGGGGAATTGCAACGGTGAGCGCAGCCGCCGGCACCGTGCTGGCTGCCCTCAAGCGCGGCGGCGGCAAAGCCAGCAGTGGCAAGCGCTGGGTGAGAACCGAAACCACGGCTGAGCCTGTGCCTGCAAAGCCGGAAGCCACGAGCCCAGAACCCACGCACGTGGTGCATTCCTTCGCCGAGATCGATCAGCTGCTGCAAGCCGCCGGCAGCCAGGCGGGATAA
- a CDS encoding FIST N-terminal domain-containing protein: MARMFPLPHSLLRRWPGQQAHCFTALSNQPALEAAVADLKQQLRAAGQRGPADLALVFCSTAYATDLQRLLPLLRDAIPSHNWIGCAGGGVVGTDSGGQPHELEHQPGISVSLFELPGSELQLFHLEAGGLPDLDGPSQQWVDWVGAQPEDAHSMLLFIDPGCPAINDLISGLDYAYPQAAKVGGIAGQHNASHGSLLLNDRVVEGAVGCLISGAWRIEPVVAQGCRPIGPVFEVEKAERNVVQRLSDGHNQGTPVACLQAILEGLNPQERELVRHSLFLGVAKSSFQLSSSDTPDDSAFLVRNLIGVDPRTGSVAVGERLRVGQRVQFQLRDANASRQEQRQLLSLQRRRQPEPLAALLFACLGRGEGLYGQPDGDVNACRELFAQVPVAGAFCNGEIGPVAGATHLHGYTASWGFLVPNTPPAVSDMPSGATAS; this comes from the coding sequence ATGGCTCGGATGTTCCCCCTCCCCCACTCGCTGCTGCGGCGTTGGCCAGGGCAACAGGCCCACTGCTTCACAGCCTTGAGCAACCAACCGGCCCTGGAGGCCGCTGTGGCTGACCTCAAGCAGCAACTGCGCGCAGCAGGCCAACGCGGACCGGCTGATCTGGCGCTGGTGTTCTGCTCCACCGCCTACGCGACCGACCTGCAGCGTCTGCTGCCGCTGTTGCGCGACGCCATCCCCAGCCACAACTGGATCGGCTGCGCCGGTGGCGGCGTCGTGGGCACCGATTCAGGCGGGCAACCGCATGAACTGGAACATCAGCCGGGGATCAGCGTCAGCCTGTTTGAACTGCCGGGCAGCGAACTGCAGTTATTCCATCTCGAGGCTGGAGGCCTGCCCGATCTCGATGGCCCCAGCCAGCAGTGGGTGGATTGGGTGGGCGCTCAACCGGAAGACGCGCACTCGATGCTGCTGTTCATCGACCCGGGTTGTCCAGCCATCAACGACCTGATCAGTGGCCTCGATTACGCCTACCCGCAGGCGGCCAAGGTGGGCGGCATCGCTGGCCAACACAACGCCAGTCACGGATCCCTGCTACTCAACGACCGCGTTGTGGAGGGAGCAGTGGGCTGCCTGATCAGCGGCGCCTGGCGCATCGAGCCTGTGGTGGCACAAGGCTGCCGACCCATTGGCCCGGTGTTCGAGGTGGAGAAAGCCGAGCGCAACGTGGTGCAGCGCCTCAGCGATGGGCACAACCAAGGCACCCCTGTGGCCTGCCTGCAAGCGATTCTCGAAGGCCTCAATCCCCAAGAGCGCGAGCTAGTGCGCCACTCGCTATTTCTGGGGGTGGCCAAGAGCAGCTTTCAGCTCAGCAGCAGCGACACCCCCGATGATTCCGCCTTTCTGGTCCGCAACCTGATCGGCGTGGATCCCCGCACCGGTTCGGTCGCCGTGGGCGAACGGCTGCGGGTAGGCCAGCGTGTGCAATTCCAGCTGCGCGATGCCAACGCCTCACGCCAGGAGCAACGCCAACTGCTCAGCCTGCAGCGCCGGCGCCAGCCCGAACCCTTGGCCGCCCTGCTGTTTGCTTGCCTGGGGCGGGGCGAAGGGCTCTACGGCCAACCCGATGGCGATGTGAACGCCTGCCGCGAACTCTTCGCACAGGTGCCTGTAGCCGGTGCCTTCTGCAATGGCGAGATCGGCCCGGTGGCTGGTGCAACCCACCTGCATGGCTACACCGCCAGCTGGGGCTTCCTTGTTCCCAACACGCCCCCGGCCGTCAGCGACATGCCGTCGGGTGCCACAGCCTCCTGA
- a CDS encoding sodium:calcium antiporter, whose translation MATRVAHHADELALRLGEPYGTLILTGSAIVVELALIASTMTTGEQNPTLARDSMFAVLMIALTGVKGISIFLASQEQERQLDEPVDDSNLASMNLSGSATYLSLISAISVLALVTPNFAHLTNEANFTTSVNVVLSLVAIGLYAVFLSYQTGSYRPLFTESASQAEWLSTSFNIDDNNHKRGILPTAALMAGGLLLLVLITESMGQLIETSITDLGLPSSMGGVLVGLLVLAPEALNAFQAASRGEVQRSLNTLYGSVLSTLCLTVPAVLLIGAVIHSDVILGLDPLEMVLLALTLFLVRPTTGRVSRLDGLVLLAIFLFWIALQVG comes from the coding sequence ATGGCAACCCGGGTTGCCCATCACGCCGATGAGCTGGCCTTGCGGCTGGGTGAGCCCTACGGCACTTTGATCCTCACGGGCTCGGCGATCGTGGTGGAGCTGGCGCTAATTGCCAGCACCATGACCACTGGCGAACAGAATCCAACGCTGGCGCGGGATTCCATGTTCGCCGTTCTGATGATCGCCCTGACTGGAGTGAAAGGCATCAGCATCTTTCTGGCCTCCCAGGAACAAGAGCGACAGCTGGACGAACCGGTTGATGACAGCAATTTGGCCAGCATGAACCTCAGTGGTTCAGCCACCTACTTAAGCCTGATCTCAGCGATCAGCGTGCTGGCACTGGTGACACCCAACTTTGCACACCTCACCAATGAAGCCAACTTCACCACGTCTGTGAATGTCGTACTGAGCTTGGTGGCGATTGGGTTGTATGCCGTGTTTCTCAGCTATCAAACAGGCTCCTATCGACCTCTCTTTACAGAGAGTGCAAGTCAGGCGGAGTGGCTCAGCACAAGCTTCAACATTGATGACAACAACCACAAGCGGGGAATCCTGCCCACAGCTGCACTGATGGCAGGTGGATTGCTGTTGTTAGTGCTGATCACCGAATCGATGGGTCAGCTGATCGAAACCAGCATCACCGATTTGGGACTTCCCAGCTCCATGGGTGGTGTACTGGTGGGCCTACTCGTGCTGGCGCCGGAAGCTCTCAATGCGTTCCAGGCTGCTTCCCGTGGCGAAGTTCAGCGATCACTCAACACGCTGTATGGCTCGGTGCTCTCCACCCTGTGCCTCACCGTTCCAGCGGTGTTGCTGATCGGAGCGGTGATCCACAGCGATGTGATTCTCGGGCTCGACCCACTCGAGATGGTGCTTCTAGCCCTCACACTCTTTCTCGTCCGCCCCACCACTGGCCGCGTCAGCCGCCTCGATGGATTGGTGCTTCTGGCGATTTTTCTGTTCTGGATTGCCCTTCAGGTGGGCTGA
- a CDS encoding DUF6679 family protein — MLQRKLYRFQCEQRPIWVFLRDQQRWIEEALVVELEGDLVTLRYDAEDDDELHSWEECVRLDSIGAISTRLAFFSRSADADDIEVTGDCPESEQLPSQG; from the coding sequence ATGCTGCAGCGCAAGCTCTATCGCTTCCAGTGCGAGCAACGCCCGATCTGGGTGTTTCTGCGCGATCAGCAGCGCTGGATTGAAGAGGCGCTGGTGGTGGAACTCGAGGGCGATCTGGTCACCCTCCGCTACGACGCTGAGGACGATGACGAGTTGCACAGCTGGGAGGAATGTGTGCGGCTCGATTCCATCGGCGCGATCAGCACCCGCCTGGCTTTCTTCAGCCGCAGCGCAGATGCTGACGACATCGAAGTAACGGGCGACTGCCCTGAATCGGAGCAGCTCCCCAGCCAGGGATAA
- the trmB gene encoding tRNA (guanosine(46)-N7)-methyltransferase TrmB, producing MRQHVNPLSRFFQLPLELPPPAELFSTPALPLHLDIGCARGRFLLALAQQQPGVNHLGVEIRRPLVSAAEADRQALGLSNLHYLFCNANVSLEAWLEALTKEQLELVSIQFPDPWFKKKHHKRRVLQPALLLAIATALKPGKRLFLQSDVPAVIEPMVALTEASGCFTRPSADPRPWRADNPLPVPTERETYVISQGLPVYRVLYERNEEPRPELQLLEQWMEAADKQTDNPLDPEAPMA from the coding sequence GTGCGTCAGCACGTCAATCCCCTCAGCCGCTTCTTCCAGCTGCCCCTGGAGCTGCCGCCACCGGCTGAACTGTTCAGCACGCCGGCGCTACCGCTGCACCTCGACATCGGCTGCGCCCGCGGGCGCTTCCTGCTGGCCCTGGCCCAGCAGCAACCGGGGGTCAACCATCTGGGCGTAGAGATCCGGCGGCCGCTGGTGAGTGCCGCAGAGGCCGACCGGCAAGCTCTGGGCCTGAGCAACCTCCATTACCTGTTTTGCAACGCCAATGTGAGCCTTGAGGCCTGGCTGGAGGCACTGACGAAGGAGCAGCTGGAGCTGGTCTCGATCCAGTTTCCCGATCCCTGGTTCAAAAAGAAACACCACAAGCGACGCGTGCTTCAGCCGGCGCTGCTGCTGGCCATTGCCACCGCCCTGAAACCCGGCAAGCGGCTGTTCTTGCAAAGCGATGTGCCAGCCGTGATCGAACCGATGGTGGCTCTCACCGAAGCGAGCGGCTGTTTCACCCGGCCCTCCGCTGATCCACGCCCCTGGCGGGCCGACAATCCCCTACCGGTACCCACCGAACGGGAAACCTATGTGATCAGCCAGGGGCTGCCGGTGTATCGGGTGCTCTACGAGCGCAACGAAGAGCCGCGTCCGGAGCTGCAGCTGCTGGAGCAATGGATGGAAGCCGCCGACAAACAGACCGATAATCCGCTCGACCCTGAAGCCCCCATGGCATGA
- a CDS encoding cupin domain-containing protein produces MRDSAELIIQLGLQPHPEGGHYRETYKAEHQVITPRGPRAACTAILFLLRAGERSHWHRIHSDEIWHIHGGGPLVVHELNRSGIARSTHLGMDLAHGQQPQHVVPAGSWFAAEPCPGSAWCLVSCTVAPGFDFADFELAQADQLAAHAPALRQLCGAWERFCV; encoded by the coding sequence ATGCGTGACAGTGCTGAGCTGATCATTCAGCTTGGTCTCCAGCCCCATCCAGAAGGAGGCCATTACCGCGAGACCTACAAAGCCGAGCATCAGGTGATAACTCCGCGGGGCCCGCGGGCAGCCTGCACGGCCATCCTGTTTCTGCTGCGAGCGGGCGAACGCTCCCATTGGCATCGGATCCACTCCGATGAGATCTGGCACATCCACGGAGGCGGCCCGCTGGTCGTGCATGAACTCAACCGCAGCGGCATCGCCCGGAGCACCCACCTCGGCATGGATTTGGCCCATGGCCAGCAGCCCCAGCATGTGGTGCCAGCCGGCAGTTGGTTCGCCGCAGAACCATGCCCCGGCTCAGCCTGGTGTCTGGTGAGCTGCACCGTGGCCCCAGGCTTTGACTTCGCCGACTTTGAACTGGCCCAGGCTGACCAACTGGCTGCCCACGCCCCAGCACTCAGGCAGCTCTGCGGGGCATGGGAGCGCTTCTGCGTTTGA
- the gatC gene encoding Asp-tRNA(Asn)/Glu-tRNA(Gln) amidotransferase subunit GatC: MSNISADDVRKVAKLARLDLPEEKIATYTTQLERILGYVDHLQAVDTEGVPPTTRAVEVVNATRDDVVVTTDVREQLLDEAPQREGDFFRVPKILAD, translated from the coding sequence ATGAGCAACATCAGCGCTGACGACGTTCGCAAGGTGGCCAAGCTGGCCCGCCTTGACCTCCCTGAGGAGAAGATCGCCACTTACACCACCCAGCTCGAGCGGATCCTTGGCTACGTGGATCACCTACAGGCGGTCGACACTGAGGGCGTGCCTCCCACGACCCGTGCGGTGGAAGTGGTCAACGCGACCCGCGACGACGTGGTAGTGACCACTGACGTGCGCGAGCAATTGCTCGACGAAGCGCCTCAACGCGAGGGCGACTTCTTCCGCGTGCCGAAAATCCTGGCTGACTGA
- the ileS gene encoding isoleucine--tRNA ligase — MTASSAPATSYKDTLNLLQTPFSMRANAKVREPEIQAFWAELQLYERLSQQNSGESFTLHDGPPYANGALHVGHALNKILKDIINKTALLQGKRARFIPGWDCHGLPIELKVLQGLKSSERAELTPVSLRQKAHAYALEQVEGQKAGFRRWGIWADWDQPYLTLQKSYEAGQIGVFGAMVLAGHIYRGLKPVHWSPSSRTALAEAELEYPDGHTSPSVYAAFPAVELPEALAGRLSAAGLSSDAATAAGGLAVAIWTTTPWTLPANLAVSVNERLDYTICAVAPQGDNSAPGVSHLVVAAELRESLETSLGLTLKPLLSVKGADLAGIVYRHPLLERTSQVVIGGDYITTEAGTGLVHTAPGHGVDDFNTGKKYGLPVLCPVDEAGNLTAEAGPFAGTNVLKDANPTILEALEGTGLLLKQERYEHRYPYDWRTKKPTIFRATEQWFASVEGFRAAALDAIAQVEWLPASGRNRIEAMVSERGDWCISRQRTWGVPIPVFYHRETGEVLLNQTTLDHIQALIAEHGSDVWWQRDEAGLLPEPYAADAAQWRKGTDTMDVWFDSGSSWAGVLGGIAGSESRAPELHYPADLYLEGSDQHRGWFQSSLLTSVAVNGHAPYKRVLTHGFTLDEKGRKMSKSLGNVVDPAVLVEGGKNEKQEPAYGADVLRLWVSSVDYSADVPLGPGIVKQLADVYRKVRNTARYLLGNLHDFNPATDAVPYAELPLLDQWMLQRTAALIDSVTGDFERFEFYRFFQALQNFCVVDLSNVYLDIAKDRLYVSGAADFRRRSCQTVLALVVERLAGLIAPVLCHMAEDIWQNLPYAVAERSVFERGWPTAPAEWHQPALEQPMEQILHLRALVNRQLESCRSSGQLGASLEAQVQLELGDGAESTRTALAWLEATAHPSVDNLADWLLVSALRQGGVAPAEVLAEASESGLSVRIAKAAGEKCERCWHYASDIGQHNAHPTLCGRCVTVLS, encoded by the coding sequence GTGACCGCCAGCTCTGCGCCCGCCACCTCCTACAAAGACACCCTCAACCTGCTGCAAACGCCCTTCTCGATGCGGGCGAATGCCAAGGTGCGCGAGCCAGAGATCCAGGCGTTCTGGGCGGAACTGCAGCTCTATGAGCGCCTGAGCCAGCAGAACAGCGGCGAGAGCTTCACGCTCCACGACGGCCCCCCCTATGCCAATGGGGCCCTGCACGTGGGCCACGCTCTCAACAAGATCCTCAAGGACATCATCAACAAAACGGCCCTGCTGCAGGGCAAACGGGCGCGGTTCATTCCTGGCTGGGACTGCCACGGCCTGCCGATCGAGTTGAAGGTGCTGCAAGGCCTGAAGAGCAGCGAGCGGGCCGAACTCACCCCTGTGAGCCTGCGCCAAAAAGCCCATGCCTATGCACTCGAGCAGGTGGAAGGTCAAAAGGCCGGCTTCCGTCGCTGGGGCATCTGGGCCGACTGGGATCAGCCTTACCTCACCCTCCAGAAGAGCTACGAAGCCGGCCAGATCGGCGTGTTCGGGGCCATGGTGCTGGCCGGGCACATCTACCGGGGCCTCAAGCCCGTGCACTGGAGCCCCAGCTCCCGCACCGCCCTGGCCGAAGCCGAACTCGAATACCCCGACGGCCACACCTCCCCGAGCGTGTATGCAGCCTTCCCGGCTGTGGAGCTGCCGGAGGCCCTGGCCGGCCGGCTGAGCGCCGCTGGCCTGAGCAGCGATGCCGCAACTGCAGCAGGCGGCCTGGCTGTCGCCATCTGGACAACCACCCCCTGGACCCTGCCCGCCAACCTGGCGGTGTCGGTGAACGAGCGGCTCGACTACACCATCTGCGCTGTTGCCCCCCAAGGCGACAACAGCGCTCCCGGCGTGAGCCATCTGGTGGTGGCCGCCGAGTTGCGCGAAAGCCTGGAAACCAGCTTGGGGCTAACGCTCAAGCCCCTGCTGAGCGTGAAGGGCGCCGATCTCGCGGGAATCGTCTACCGCCATCCGCTGCTGGAGCGCACCAGCCAAGTGGTGATCGGCGGCGACTACATCACCACCGAAGCCGGCACGGGCTTGGTGCACACCGCCCCAGGCCACGGCGTTGACGACTTCAATACCGGTAAGAAGTACGGACTGCCCGTGCTCTGCCCAGTGGATGAGGCCGGCAACCTCACCGCTGAAGCGGGCCCCTTCGCTGGCACCAACGTGCTGAAGGACGCCAACCCAACCATCCTCGAAGCGCTCGAGGGCACAGGACTCCTGCTCAAACAGGAGCGCTACGAGCACCGCTACCCCTACGACTGGCGCACCAAGAAACCCACCATCTTCCGCGCCACCGAGCAATGGTTTGCTTCGGTGGAGGGCTTCCGCGCTGCGGCCCTGGACGCCATCGCCCAGGTGGAATGGCTCCCGGCCAGTGGCCGCAACCGCATCGAAGCGATGGTGAGCGAGCGCGGCGACTGGTGCATCAGCCGCCAGCGCACCTGGGGTGTGCCGATTCCCGTCTTCTACCACCGTGAAACCGGTGAGGTGCTGCTCAACCAGACCACGCTCGATCACATCCAGGCCTTGATCGCTGAGCACGGATCCGATGTGTGGTGGCAGCGCGATGAAGCAGGCCTGCTGCCCGAGCCCTACGCCGCCGATGCAGCGCAGTGGCGCAAAGGCACCGACACGATGGACGTGTGGTTTGACTCCGGCTCCTCCTGGGCCGGCGTGCTGGGCGGCATCGCAGGCAGCGAAAGCCGTGCACCCGAACTCCACTACCCAGCCGATCTGTATCTCGAAGGCAGTGATCAGCACCGCGGCTGGTTCCAGAGCAGCTTGCTCACGTCCGTGGCCGTGAACGGCCACGCGCCCTACAAGCGGGTGCTCACCCACGGCTTCACCCTCGATGAGAAGGGCCGCAAGATGAGCAAGTCGCTCGGCAACGTGGTGGATCCCGCGGTGCTGGTGGAAGGCGGCAAGAACGAAAAACAGGAGCCGGCCTACGGCGCCGATGTGCTGCGCCTGTGGGTGAGTTCTGTTGACTACTCCGCCGATGTGCCCCTAGGCCCCGGCATCGTCAAACAGCTGGCCGACGTCTACCGCAAGGTGCGCAACACGGCCCGCTACCTACTGGGCAACCTGCACGATTTCAATCCGGCCACGGATGCCGTGCCCTACGCAGAGCTGCCGCTGCTGGATCAGTGGATGCTGCAGCGCACCGCCGCTCTGATCGACAGCGTGACCGGAGACTTCGAGCGCTTCGAGTTCTACCGCTTCTTCCAGGCGCTCCAGAACTTCTGCGTGGTGGATCTTTCCAACGTCTACCTCGACATCGCCAAGGATCGTTTGTATGTGAGCGGTGCGGCTGACTTCCGCCGCCGCAGCTGCCAGACCGTGCTGGCCCTGGTGGTGGAGCGCCTGGCCGGCCTGATCGCGCCGGTGCTCTGCCATATGGCGGAAGACATCTGGCAGAACCTGCCCTACGCCGTGGCGGAGCGCTCGGTATTCGAGCGGGGCTGGCCCACGGCCCCGGCTGAGTGGCACCAGCCAGCGCTCGAGCAGCCGATGGAGCAGATCCTGCACCTTCGGGCCCTGGTGAACCGCCAACTGGAAAGCTGTCGATCCAGCGGTCAGCTGGGTGCTTCCCTCGAGGCCCAGGTGCAGTTGGAACTAGGCGATGGCGCCGAATCCACCCGCACAGCCCTGGCCTGGCTGGAAGCAACCGCTCATCCCAGCGTCGATAACCTCGCCGACTGGCTGCTCGTGTCTGCCCTACGGCAAGGCGGCGTCGCCCCGGCAGAGGTGCTGGCGGAAGCCAGCGAATCAGGCCTCAGCGTGCGCATTGCCAAGGCCGCCGGCGAGAAGTGCGAACGCTGCTGGCACTACGCGTCAGACATCGGCCAGCACAACGCCCACCCCACCCTCTGCGGCCGATGCGTGACAGTGCTGAGCTGA
- a CDS encoding DUF3177 family protein — protein sequence MPDLQLYRTLVWLDYRLAALFAVGLPLVLLIWSAWKQEQALVRLMGIYWKVASLLLITVLLLTDNKPLGYLLAFLAQLLVVVSVWFWVDLNEELADLPPWRPLPFVVRAWRWGLSVFGVLGGLLSARALDCVRGGVTRPFCRVWLEAPDDLHGGAANFFGFVFGGSWTGTIAAFAGYVALVAYSVGALQWLLVRLPKQGRVAGGF from the coding sequence GTGCCAGACCTGCAGCTCTACCGCACTCTTGTGTGGCTGGATTACCGCTTGGCGGCGCTGTTCGCCGTGGGGCTCCCCCTGGTGCTGCTGATCTGGTCGGCCTGGAAGCAAGAGCAGGCGTTGGTGCGCCTGATGGGCATCTACTGGAAGGTGGCCAGCCTGCTGCTGATCACCGTGCTTCTGCTGACGGACAACAAACCCCTGGGCTACCTGCTGGCCTTCCTGGCTCAGTTGCTTGTGGTCGTGAGCGTGTGGTTCTGGGTGGATCTCAATGAAGAGCTTGCCGATCTGCCCCCCTGGCGGCCTCTGCCGTTTGTGGTGCGTGCCTGGCGCTGGGGGTTAAGCGTGTTTGGCGTGCTGGGGGGCTTGCTCAGTGCCCGAGCCCTCGATTGTGTGCGCGGTGGTGTCACGCGCCCCTTCTGCCGGGTTTGGCTGGAAGCTCCCGACGACCTGCACGGCGGAGCGGCCAACTTCTTTGGTTTTGTGTTTGGTGGCAGTTGGACTGGCACCATCGCTGCCTTTGCCGGCTATGTGGCACTGGTGGCCTACAGCGTGGGTGCCCTCCAATGGCTGTTGGTGCGGTTGCCCAAGCAGGGGCGGGTCGCCGGTGGTTTTTAG
- the crtR gene encoding beta-carotene hydroxylase: protein MTQALVQSLEMDGSPRELRASVSAVPREYLDPPSAWNPTVGLFLGGYVLAAITIAGWFVWEWPLLPLLATGFLALHLEGTVIHDACHNAAHPNRFWNAFMGHGAALLLGFSFPVFTRVHLQHHAHVNDPKNDPDHIVSTFGPLWLIAPRFFYHEYFFFQRRLWRRYELLEWGLGRGIFFMIVFAGIQYGFIDFIFNCWFAPALMVGVTLGLFFDYLPHRPFLSRNRWHNARIYPGRLMNWLIMGQNYHLVHHLWPSIPWFEYKPAYEATKPILDAKGSPQRLGLFESKGDFTNFIYDVLLGVRSHKRRRSKLRPIAGLLPSFKARRHVVALLHRTAVSPRR, encoded by the coding sequence ATGACGCAAGCTCTGGTTCAGTCGCTGGAGATGGATGGATCTCCCAGGGAGCTGCGGGCATCGGTGAGTGCGGTGCCGCGTGAGTACCTCGATCCACCGTCGGCCTGGAACCCCACGGTGGGGTTGTTTTTGGGTGGCTACGTGCTGGCTGCGATCACGATCGCGGGTTGGTTTGTGTGGGAGTGGCCCCTGCTGCCGCTGTTGGCGACCGGTTTTTTAGCCCTGCATCTTGAGGGCACCGTGATTCACGACGCCTGCCATAACGCCGCCCATCCGAATCGCTTCTGGAACGCTTTCATGGGCCATGGTGCGGCCCTGTTGCTGGGGTTCAGCTTCCCCGTGTTTACGCGGGTGCACCTGCAACACCACGCCCATGTGAACGATCCGAAGAACGACCCGGATCACATCGTGAGCACTTTTGGCCCGCTGTGGCTGATTGCACCCCGCTTCTTCTATCACGAGTATTTCTTCTTTCAGCGCCGCCTCTGGCGCCGCTATGAACTGCTGGAGTGGGGCTTAGGCCGCGGCATCTTCTTCATGATTGTGTTCGCCGGTATTCAATATGGCTTTATCGACTTCATCTTCAATTGCTGGTTCGCTCCGGCCCTGATGGTGGGCGTGACCTTGGGTTTGTTCTTCGACTACTTACCCCACCGCCCGTTTCTCTCCCGCAATCGCTGGCATAACGCCCGCATCTACCCCGGCAGGCTGATGAATTGGCTGATCATGGGTCAGAACTATCACTTGGTGCATCATCTCTGGCCTTCGATTCCCTGGTTTGAATACAAACCGGCCTACGAAGCCACAAAACCGATCCTTGATGCCAAGGGCTCACCGCAGAGGCTTGGCTTGTTTGAAAGCAAGGGTGATTTCACGAACTTCATCTACGACGTCCTGCTGGGAGTGCGCAGCCACAAGCGCCGCCGCAGCAAATTGCGGCCTATCGCAGGGTTGCTGCCCAGCTTCAAGGCGCGACGCCATGTTGTCGCGCTGCTGCATCGCACAGCCGTTTCGCCCAGACGCTGA
- a CDS encoding creatininase family protein gives MVATSTEDIRLQLRSWPEVEAYLEGCKGVIVPLGSTEQHGPTGAIGTDALTAEAVALEVGCRTGVLVTPAQAFGMAEHHLGFAGTMSLQPATLLAVIHDLVLSLARHGFERIYVINGHGGNIATTKAAFAQAYGTAASRGLDNAGSLRCKLANWFMAPEAMTLAKELYGKKEGHHATPSEIAITLALEPSLQSKQRPLPEPAPAGPIHSPEDFRRRHPDGRMGSHPSLATAEHGNRFLDVAATALAADLQRFLDEPSS, from the coding sequence GTGGTTGCCACCAGTACTGAGGACATCCGTCTGCAACTGCGCAGCTGGCCGGAAGTGGAGGCCTACCTGGAGGGCTGCAAAGGCGTGATCGTGCCTCTGGGCTCCACGGAGCAGCACGGCCCCACCGGCGCCATCGGCACCGATGCACTCACCGCTGAAGCGGTGGCACTGGAAGTGGGCTGCCGCACAGGCGTGCTGGTGACCCCGGCTCAAGCCTTTGGCATGGCTGAACACCACCTCGGCTTCGCCGGCACGATGAGCCTTCAGCCGGCCACGCTGCTCGCCGTGATTCACGATCTGGTGCTCTCCTTGGCCCGTCACGGCTTCGAGCGCATTTACGTGATCAATGGCCACGGGGGCAACATTGCCACCACCAAGGCCGCCTTCGCCCAGGCCTACGGCACCGCGGCCAGCCGCGGCCTCGACAATGCGGGATCCCTGCGCTGCAAGCTGGCCAATTGGTTCATGGCTCCCGAGGCAATGACGCTGGCCAAGGAGCTCTACGGGAAGAAGGAGGGTCATCACGCCACCCCGAGCGAAATTGCCATCACCCTCGCTCTAGAGCCAAGCCTGCAAAGCAAACAGCGCCCCTTGCCAGAGCCCGCTCCAGCCGGACCGATCCACAGCCCTGAGGATTTCCGCCGTCGTCACCCCGATGGACGCATGGGCTCCCACCCCTCTCTGGCCACAGCCGAGCACGGCAACCGATTCCTGGATGTGGCCGCCACAGCCTTGGCTGCCGATCTGCAACGCTTCCTGGATGAGCCCTCCAGCTAG